CGGCCAGGCCGGGCAGTCTTCGATGGCCGAGGTCGAGCACTTCCTCTCGCCGACGCCCGACGTCGAGGGCATCGCCGAGGGCGACATCGTCGAGCTGATCGCCGGCCCGTTCAAGGGCGAGAAGGCCCGCGTCCAGCGGATCGACGAGACGAAAGACCAGGTCACCGTCGAGCTCTACGAGGCGACGGTCCCGATCCCGGTCACCGTCCGCGGCGACCAGATCCGCGTCCTCGACAGCGACGAGCGCTGAGCGGCCGATCGGCTCCCGAGGGTCTGTCTCTTCTCGATTCGCTATGTCACGTCACGCTCAGGGCGGCCTGCGGCGGGAGGGCGCGGCGGGTCCTCACAGCGCGTCGCGGCGCTTCAGTTCCTCGACGACGGTCCGGAGGTCGGCCTCGTCTTCGATCTCGGATTTGACGTCCTCGCGGACGCGGACGGCCGTCGAGTCGGCGTCGTAGGCGCGGACGTACTCCGCGCGGGAGTGCTCCTCGAAGGCGTGGCGGATCGCGAAGTAGCCGTCGGGGACGACGCTGCCGCAGACCGCACACTCGTGGCGGTCGTGGTCCACCGTCTGGTGGATGATGGCGGACTCGATGTCCTCGAAGCGCTCCGCGCAGCCGCCGATGCCGCACTTCCACAGGGACATACCGGAACGCACGGCCAGGGGTGACAAAACCGTTCCGCAGCCGCCGGCGAATGGAAATCACTAACCGGACGCCGAGCGGATCGGTGGACGTGACCGACACGGCCGCGCCCGGAGGGGAGCCCGCATCCGCCGAGCCGGCAGCGGCGGCGGGCGGGCGAGCGGACGACGTCGACCGAGGCGCCGACGTTGATGCCGATACTGAGGCCGACACCGACGCCGACGCCGACCCCGACCCCGACGCGGCGTCGACCCGCGTGGACCTCCATGTGAAGATCCTGAACGAACGCGTGGTCGCCCGCGCGAAGGCCCGCGGCCTCGACGTTCTCGTGTACGCCCCCCACTTCACCCGACTGCCGGAGATCCGCGAGCGCGCAGAGCGCTTCTCCGACGAGGACCTGCTCGTGGTCCCCGGCCGCGAGGTGTTCACCGGGTCGTGGCGGAACCGCCGCCACGTCCTCGCCGTGGGACTCTCCGAGCCGGTCCCGGACTTCATCACCCTCGACGGCGCCCTGTCGGCCTTCGAAGAACAGGGCGCCGCGGCGCTCGTGCCGCACCCCGAGTTCCTCACGGTGAGCCTCGACGCCGACGCGGCCGCCGAACACCGCGACCGACTCCACGCCGTTGAGACGCACAACTTCAAGGCCTGGCCGCGGCAGAACCGCCGCGCCCGGGCGGTCGCCACCGACGTCGACCTCCCCGGGTTCGGCTCCTCGTACGCCCACCTGCTCGGGAGCGTCGGCGAGGTCTGGACAGTCTTCGAGCGCCGGATCGAGAGCGAGGCCGACCTCGTGTCGGCGCTCCGCGAGGGCGCGCCCCGACGCGTCCTGCGCCGCGACGGCCTCCGCCATCGGGCCCGGGCAGCGGTCGAGTTCGCGCACCTGGGATACGAGAACACCTGGAAGAAGATCGAGCGGATCTTCCTCTCGGGCACGGAGCCGACCCATCCCGACCACATCGCGTACGACGGTCGTTTCGACGCTGTGAGCGTGTACTAGCCGGCCTCAGACGCCCATCGCCGTCCGGAAGACGTTCCCGGCGTCCGCGAGCGACGTGTCGAGCGCGAAGGCGTAGTAGTGGACGAGCGCGAGCGCGAGCAGTTCGACTCCCGTCACCGCGATCGTCACCGGATTCGCCCACTGGCTTGAGGTCGCCACGCCGGTCGGGAAGCCGTACTCCTTGCTGGAGAATGGGTAAAACAGCGCGATGCCGCGCTTCGAGCCCAGGACGTCGAGCACGTAGTGCGTCGCGACGCCGATCCAGACGAACTGGAGGTTCCCGAAGAGGTACGGAAACGCCACGAAGACGACCAAAAGCGGCAGATTGTGCAGCGTCTTGCGGTGGCGGCCGAACGCGGTGTCGACGTCCGGAAAGAGCGCGCCGAGGACGACCGGCAGCGACAGCTCCGCGACCATCCAGGCCGTGTCGCCGGCGACGGTCGCCAGGTCCCGCGAGGCGCCGCCGTCACCGCCGCTGAGGAGCGATCCGGTCGTCGGGTCGATGGTGAGGATGACGCCCAGGCCGACCGCCAGGAGCGCGCCGTTCAGCACGTGTCCCTCTTTGTTCATCGGATGTGGCTCCGCTCCCGGGCCCTACAAACGTTGTGCCTTCCCGATCCCGCGGGAAACGCCCCGTCGCGTCGCCCCCGCTCGCGCCGTCACGACTCTGCGACCGCCTCGCGGAGCGTCGACAGCGCGCGCCTGGCGATCTGTTCTTTGACCTGCGTCCGGGAGCCGTCGAACTCGTGGCGCTCGACGCGGGTGTAGGAGTCGCCGGTCCCCCACTCGCCCCGGTAGGCGAGGCCGACGAACACCGTGCCGACCGGTTTCTCCGGGGTTCCGCCGTCGGGGCCCGCGATGCCCGTCGTGGCGAGGCCCCAGTCCGTCCCGGCGACGTCGCGGACGCCGGCGGCCATCTCGCGCGCGACGGGCGCCGAGACCGCGCCGTGGTCGTCCAGGGACTCCCGCGCGACCCCCAGAGACGTCAGCTTCGCCTCGTAGGAGTAGGTCACGAGCGACCGGTCGAAGTAGTCCGAGGAGCCGGGCACGTCGGTCAGGAGCGAGCCGATCAGGCCGCCGGTGCAGGACTCGGCGACGGCGACGGTCGTCCCGGCGTCGCGCAGGGCGTCGTCGACGCGGCGCTCGATCGGCGGGTCGGAAGCGAACTCGCGCATATCCGCGGCAACGACGCCGACGGGTAAAGGTGCGGCGTCCGCGTCGGGCCCGCGGTCGCGTCCGCCGACGAGAGCGAAACACACACCTACGCCGCTTCCCTCACCGAAGACGAATGACCGACACGGACGACGCGTACGACGAGCCGCTCTTCTACCGCGTCATCCAGTACGCCGTCGACGCCGACCGCGACGTCGTCGATATGGTGTCCGGGAACCCCGACTGGGAGCCGCCGACGGCGCTCCGCGAGGGGCTGAAGACCTACGCCGACGGCGAGCCGCGGGACTTTCAGTACCAGGCGAGCGAGGGCCTGCGCGTCCTCCGCGAGGAGATCGCCGCCCGCCGGAACGTCGACGCCTCGCGACTCGTCGTCACCAACGGCGCCGGGGAGGCCAACTACCTCGCGATGGCGGAAGCGATGGAACGGGACGCCGGCGCGGAGTTCCTGCTCACGGACCCCGTCTACCCGTACTACCCCGGGAAGGCGACGATGCTCGGCGGCGAGGCGACCCGCGTCCCCGTCCACGACGACGGCCACGTCGACGTCGCGGGGATGCGCGCGGCCGCCTCGGCGGACACGGCGGCGATCGTCCTCAACACGCCGAACAACCCCACGGGAGCGGTCTACGACATCGACGCCGTCGCCGAGATCGCCGACGTCGCGGCCGAGGTGGACGCGCTCCTGATCGTCGACGAGGTGTACGACCACTTCGACTTCTCGGGCCGGTTCGAGAGCGCGCTCACCCTCGATCGGGACCACGTCGTCGTCACCTCCTCGTTCTCGAAGTCGATGGCGATCACGGGCTTTCGGGTCGGCTACGCGGTCTTCCCCGAGGATCTCGTCGAGGCGGCGCGGACCCGACACATGCTCGTGAACGTCACCGGCAGCCGCCCCGCCCAGGCCGCCGTCGCCCAGGCCCTCGACGAGACGCCGCCGTCGTACTACGAGTCCGTTCGCGACACGCTCCGCGAGCGCATCGATGCCTTCACGACCGCGCTCGACGCCGCGGGCGCGGAGTACACCACGCCCGAGGGCGCCTTCTACGTCCTCGCCCGGTTCGATGGCTTCCCCGGGACGATGGACAACGTCGAGCGCCTGATCGACGAGGCCGGCGTCGCGGGGATGCCCGGCGAGGCCTTCGGCGACGCCTACGACGACTGGATCCGCTTTTCGCTCTGCACCGACCGCGCCGCCGAGGCCGCAGACCGCCTCGCCGAGTACTTCGCCGGTCGGTAGCCGGTTCGACGCCGCGCCCCTCGGCACCCAACACGGCCCCTTCGACGGGCGGGGAGTTTATGCGGATCAGCGCGCATCTTCGAAGCGGGTACCGATACCGTACCCACCCGGTCCGCGGACGCTGACCACGTCCGCCGCCGGATCCTGACCACGGTCGGGGGCGCACGTGTTGTCTCCAGACCCACACGCGGTGAAGGTGCCCCCGACCACCCCGACGCGCGATGGCTCTGTCTCGCGACCGAGAAGTACACAAGTCCCCACCCCGTCGTGCCGCGTATGTCGAGCATCGACGTCGACGCCGTCGACGAGGCCGACGACGCCGGCGATGACGACAGCGACGCACCCGAGGCAGACCACGATCACACCGTCGACGTCGAGCCGGTCGACCGCGTCGAGACCGACGACGCGACGGACCTGCCGGACGAGATCGACGCTCCGGACTACGTCCTCTACGGCGGGAAGGGCGGCGTCGGCAAGACGACGATGGCCGCCGCGACGGCGCTGGCCTCGGCCGCCTCCGGCGTCGCGACGCTCGTCGTCTCGACCGACCCCGCGCACTCGCTTTCGGACACCCTCGACGTCGACGTGCCCGCCGACCCGACGCGCATCCGCGAGGAGGTCCCGCTGTACGCGGCCGAGATCGACCCCGACTCGGTCGTCGCGGGGCCGTTCGGCGGCGAGTCCGCGGCGGGCGACGCGGCGAGCGGCCCGGGCGGCGCCGGCGACGCGACCGGGAGCGGCTTCGACCAGAACGCCGACGTTGAGGGCAACCCCTTCACCGGGGCAGGCGCCGGCGCGGGTGCGGGCGCCGAATCGCCCTTCGGCGACCTCGGCGGGATGGAAGAGTTCCTCGGCGGCGCGATGGGCCCGGGCTCGATGCCCGGCGCCGACGAGGCCGCGGCGATGCAGCAGCTGCTTGAGTACCTGGACGACCCTCGGTTCGACCGCGTCGTCGTCGACACCGCGCCGACGGGCCACACGCTCCGGCTTCTGGAGCTCCCCGAGATGATGGACTCGATGCTCGGGAAGATCGCGAAGGTCCGCCAGCAGTTCTCCGGGATGATGGAGGGCGTGAAGGGGATGTTCGGGATGGGCTCGGACGACGCTGCGCCCGAGATCGATCTCGACGAACTCCGCGAGCGGATCGAGCGCCTGCGGACGGTGCTTCGGGATCCCACGAAGACCGACTTCCGGGTCGTGATGATCCCCGAGGAGATGAGCGTCGTCGAGACCGAGCGCCTCGTCGAGCGCCTCGACGGCTACGGCATCCCGGTCCAGACGCTCGTGGTCAACCGCGTGATGCAGGACCTCGCGGACGTGACCGACGCCGCCGTCGACGACCGCTGGATCGTCGCGCCCGACCTGGAGCACTGTGACTTCTGCCAGCGGCGCTGGCAGGTCCAGCAGGACGCGATCCAGCGCGCAACC
This is a stretch of genomic DNA from Halobellus sp. MBLA0158. It encodes these proteins:
- a CDS encoding ArsA family ATPase codes for the protein MDVDAVDEADDAGDDDSDAPEADHDHTVDVEPVDRVETDDATDLPDEIDAPDYVLYGGKGGVGKTTMAAATALASAASGVATLVVSTDPAHSLSDTLDVDVPADPTRIREEVPLYAAEIDPDSVVAGPFGGESAAGDAASGPGGAGDATGSGFDQNADVEGNPFTGAGAGAGAGAESPFGDLGGMEEFLGGAMGPGSMPGADEAAAMQQLLEYLDDPRFDRVVVDTAPTGHTLRLLELPEMMDSMLGKIAKVRQQFSGMMEGVKGMFGMGSDDAAPEIDLDELRERIERLRTVLRDPTKTDFRVVMIPEEMSVVETERLVERLDGYGIPVQTLVVNRVMQDLADVTDAAVDDRWIVAPDLEHCDFCQRRWQVQQDAIQRATDLFRGRDVKRVPLLAEEVRGEQALRVVASCLE
- a CDS encoding CinA family protein translates to MREFASDPPIERRVDDALRDAGTTVAVAESCTGGLIGSLLTDVPGSSDYFDRSLVTYSYEAKLTSLGVARESLDDHGAVSAPVAREMAAGVRDVAGTDWGLATTGIAGPDGGTPEKPVGTVFVGLAYRGEWGTGDSYTRVERHEFDGSRTQVKEQIARRALSTLREAVAES
- a CDS encoding DUF7565 family protein gives rise to the protein MSLWKCGIGGCAERFEDIESAIIHQTVDHDRHECAVCGSVVPDGYFAIRHAFEEHSRAEYVRAYDADSTAVRVREDVKSEIEDEADLRTVVEELKRRDAL
- a CDS encoding transcription elongation factor Spt5, translated to MPIYSVKTTASQERTVADMIANREENEIHAVLAPDSLTSYVMVEADNDAVITRVLEEIPHARGLVESGGQAGQSSMAEVEHFLSPTPDVEGIAEGDIVELIAGPFKGEKARVQRIDETKDQVTVELYEATVPIPVTVRGDQIRVLDSDER
- a CDS encoding metal-dependent hydrolase, with the translated sequence MNKEGHVLNGALLAVGLGVILTIDPTTGSLLSGGDGGASRDLATVAGDTAWMVAELSLPVVLGALFPDVDTAFGRHRKTLHNLPLLVVFVAFPYLFGNLQFVWIGVATHYVLDVLGSKRGIALFYPFSSKEYGFPTGVATSSQWANPVTIAVTGVELLALALVHYYAFALDTSLADAGNVFRTAMGV
- a CDS encoding PHP-associated domain-containing protein, which encodes MDLHVKILNERVVARAKARGLDVLVYAPHFTRLPEIRERAERFSDEDLLVVPGREVFTGSWRNRRHVLAVGLSEPVPDFITLDGALSAFEEQGAAALVPHPEFLTVSLDADAAAEHRDRLHAVETHNFKAWPRQNRRARAVATDVDLPGFGSSYAHLLGSVGEVWTVFERRIESEADLVSALREGAPRRVLRRDGLRHRARAAVEFAHLGYENTWKKIERIFLSGTEPTHPDHIAYDGRFDAVSVY
- a CDS encoding pyridoxal phosphate-dependent aminotransferase — protein: MTDTDDAYDEPLFYRVIQYAVDADRDVVDMVSGNPDWEPPTALREGLKTYADGEPRDFQYQASEGLRVLREEIAARRNVDASRLVVTNGAGEANYLAMAEAMERDAGAEFLLTDPVYPYYPGKATMLGGEATRVPVHDDGHVDVAGMRAAASADTAAIVLNTPNNPTGAVYDIDAVAEIADVAAEVDALLIVDEVYDHFDFSGRFESALTLDRDHVVVTSSFSKSMAITGFRVGYAVFPEDLVEAARTRHMLVNVTGSRPAQAAVAQALDETPPSYYESVRDTLRERIDAFTTALDAAGAEYTTPEGAFYVLARFDGFPGTMDNVERLIDEAGVAGMPGEAFGDAYDDWIRFSLCTDRAAEAADRLAEYFAGR